The following is a genomic window from Mycoplasma bradburyae.
TTTTTAGCAATTGCTTTTTGTTCTAGAAGATCTTCTGGCAATGTAGCAAAAGTGTGATCAAAAACGTCATCAACTGTAGTTTTGATGTGTTGAAGCATAATGTTGTATTCTTCTTCAATCTTAGCTTCAATTTGTTGGAACATAGTTTGTTCTTTACTTTCGTCTCATAGACCTTTAGCTATTAAGAACTTCTTGATTCTTGCGATTGGATCTGATTTTTTAGCTTCTTCTTCTTCTTCTTTAGTTCTGTATACTGAAGGGTCATCTGAAGTTGTGTGAGGTCCTTGGCGGTAAGTAACAAATTCAACAAGAATTGGACCCATACCGCTTCTAGCGTATTCAACAGCTTCTAACATAGCGTCATAAGATGCTAATAAGTCGTTACCATCTACTCTTACTCTTGGCATATTAACAGCGATTGCTTTAGTTGAAATATCACTAGCAGCACTTTCTAAGTGAGTTCTTGTAGAGATAGCGTATTGGTTGTTGTTAACACAGAAAACTGTTTGTCATTTGTGAATTGAAGCCATGTTCATTGCTTCGTAGAATTCACCTTCAGCAGTACCACCATCACCGATGAAAGTAACAGCAGCAGCTCTTTCTTTGTTGTATTTTAAAGCGTAACCAATACCAGCAGCTTGAGAATATTGAGCACCGATTGTAATATTAACTGGAATTACTCTCACACCTTCATCAAAGATGTTACCTTTTTCATTACCGTTTCAGTAAAGCATTAATTGGTAAGGTCTAACACCTCTGTGAAGCATTAATCCACCTGATCTAAACGCTGGTACTAATCAGTCTTTTTTAGTCATAGCTAGAGAAGTAGCGATTTGTAAAGCT
Proteins encoded in this region:
- the pdhA gene encoding pyruvate dehydrogenase (acetyl-transferring) E1 component subunit alpha, whose product is MAIIVKNKIPELLHRVIDNEGRVIDPSYVQKLSDERIIEAYYYMNLSRELDKKMLIWQRSGKMLTLAPNLGEEALQIATSLAMTKKDWLVPAFRSGGLMLHRGVRPYQLMLYWNGNEKGNIFDEGVRVIPVNITIGAQYSQAAGIGYALKYNKERAAAVTFIGDGGTAEGEFYEAMNMASIHKWQTVFCVNNNQYAISTRTHLESAASDISTKAIAVNMPRVRVDGNDLLASYDAMLEAVEYARSGMGPILVEFVTYRQGPHTTSDDPSVYRTKEEEEEAKKSDPIARIKKFLIAKGLWDESKEQTMFQQIEAKIEEEYNIMLQHIKTTVDDVFDHTFATLPEDLLEQKAIAKKYFENK